The following proteins are co-located in the Nocardia bhagyanarayanae genome:
- a CDS encoding MmgE/PrpD family protein, translating into MADTIVEQLARFTTGSNYDTLPPEAVDEAKRLLLDAMGCALGAVDEPKGKIGIQYGKLTGGTDGDATIIGTDDRVSIFGASFANGELINALDFDAVLPPGHVSPYVLPTTMAVAESRGRSGREVLAAVALSHEMSYRFYKSMDYLRDVQNDSMDLSPVIGYSVTVFGGTAAAGKLVGQSTETLANALGIAAATAPVNAMRPWIKHAPSSTLKYLLAGTLTQASLTAVFMAELGHTGDLQILDDAEVGFRRYIGTRRWEPQNLTDALGTEWRFLAEQSYKPYPHCRILHAPLHALTEIVETNDIRPEEIDAIRCWGEAAVMHPLWQSRVIEKTHDAQFDIAHGLSVGAHRVTPSRAWHAPELVFSESVLGLMDKVTFAPHPDYFKALSAHPSARPTKVEVDARGTTFVAERTYPKGSPSPDPSTRMTTDELVDKFRVNAREVLSENRIDQVVETVLGVDKVDDFGTVMRLLAPNSAPA; encoded by the coding sequence ATGGCCGACACCATCGTCGAGCAACTGGCCCGGTTCACCACCGGCTCGAACTACGACACCCTTCCTCCCGAGGCCGTCGACGAAGCCAAGCGATTGCTGCTCGACGCGATGGGCTGCGCGCTCGGCGCCGTCGACGAACCCAAAGGCAAGATCGGTATTCAGTACGGCAAGCTCACCGGCGGCACCGATGGCGACGCCACGATCATCGGCACCGACGACCGGGTGTCGATCTTCGGCGCCTCCTTTGCCAATGGTGAACTGATCAACGCCCTGGACTTCGACGCCGTGCTGCCACCGGGCCACGTCTCGCCCTACGTACTGCCGACTACGATGGCCGTGGCCGAGAGCCGGGGGCGATCCGGTCGCGAGGTGCTCGCCGCGGTCGCGCTCTCGCACGAGATGTCCTATCGCTTCTACAAGTCGATGGACTACCTGCGCGACGTCCAGAACGATTCGATGGACCTGTCCCCCGTGATCGGCTACAGCGTCACCGTTTTCGGCGGCACCGCGGCCGCGGGCAAGCTCGTTGGACAATCCACCGAGACCCTGGCCAACGCGCTGGGCATCGCCGCCGCGACCGCCCCGGTGAACGCGATGCGGCCGTGGATCAAGCACGCCCCGAGTTCCACCCTCAAGTACCTGCTCGCGGGCACACTGACCCAGGCCAGCCTGACCGCGGTCTTCATGGCCGAGCTCGGCCACACCGGTGACCTGCAGATCCTCGACGACGCCGAGGTCGGCTTCCGCAGGTACATCGGTACCCGCCGGTGGGAACCGCAGAACCTCACCGACGCGCTCGGCACCGAATGGCGCTTCCTGGCCGAACAGTCCTACAAGCCCTACCCACACTGCCGCATCCTGCACGCCCCGCTGCACGCGCTCACCGAGATCGTCGAGACCAACGACATCCGGCCCGAGGAGATCGACGCCATCCGCTGCTGGGGTGAGGCCGCGGTGATGCACCCGCTGTGGCAGAGCCGTGTCATCGAGAAGACCCACGACGCGCAGTTCGACATCGCCCACGGCCTGTCCGTCGGTGCGCACCGGGTGACTCCGAGCAGGGCTTGGCACGCACCGGAACTCGTGTTCAGCGAGTCGGTGCTCGGCCTGATGGACAAGGTCACCTTCGCGCCGCACCCGGACTACTTCAAGGCACTGTCCGCGCATCCCTCCGCGCGGCCGACCAAGGTCGAGGTCGACGCCCGCGGGACCACCTTCGTCGCGGAGCGGACCTACCCCAAGGGCAGCCCCTCCCCCGACCCGAGCACCAGGATGACCACCGACGAACTGGTCGACAAGTTCCGGGTCAACGCGCGGGAAGTGCTGTCCGAGAATAGGATCGATCAGGTCGTGGAGACCGTGCTCGGGGTGGACAAGGTCGATGACTTCGGCACCGTGATGCGTCTGCTCGCGCCGAACAGCGCGCCCGCCTGA
- a CDS encoding helix-turn-helix transcriptional regulator, with amino-acid sequence MRTPSGDVAVEAELIAVATEASEILGRRIQPPGAHSSDVAKRLLAQLWDETVAALPGVTDHVDIQRTTALLARIRAAEADLAAADAASSATHLRMAAQAIARLHGARGVDDLLSRAAEAMSAMGFDRALVSTTEGQRWQLHTMFVVDDKPWADAILAAGRESSPTLDGHLVESDIVQRARPGLVFDVQHNPRVVRPLVEMTHCSSYAVAPLTMNGAVVGLVHGDYYFQRREADATARAMLAVFAAGLGHALAGASLLDGVTALRSGFDRLTGSATTVACHPEGPALSARELDVVELLAAGRANRQIARDLAISEATVKTHITHILRKLGAANRAEAVAYWLRGSAAR; translated from the coding sequence ATGAGGACACCCAGCGGCGACGTCGCAGTCGAGGCCGAGCTCATCGCCGTCGCCACCGAAGCGTCGGAGATCCTCGGGCGCCGGATCCAGCCGCCCGGCGCCCACTCCTCCGACGTGGCCAAACGCCTGCTTGCGCAGCTGTGGGACGAGACCGTCGCGGCACTGCCCGGCGTCACGGATCACGTGGATATCCAGCGAACGACCGCGCTACTGGCCCGCATTCGCGCCGCCGAGGCCGACCTGGCCGCAGCCGACGCCGCGAGTTCGGCCACCCACCTGCGGATGGCCGCGCAGGCGATCGCGCGATTGCACGGCGCGCGCGGTGTCGACGACTTGCTGAGCCGGGCCGCGGAAGCGATGAGCGCGATGGGCTTCGATCGCGCACTCGTGTCGACCACGGAAGGACAGCGGTGGCAGCTGCATACCATGTTCGTCGTCGACGACAAGCCTTGGGCCGACGCGATTCTGGCGGCCGGACGCGAATCCTCACCGACCCTGGACGGCCATCTGGTCGAGAGCGACATCGTGCAGCGGGCCCGGCCGGGGCTCGTCTTCGATGTTCAGCACAATCCTCGCGTCGTCCGGCCGCTGGTGGAGATGACGCACTGCAGTTCCTACGCCGTCGCGCCGCTGACGATGAACGGCGCGGTCGTCGGCCTGGTGCACGGCGACTACTACTTCCAGCGGCGCGAAGCCGACGCGACGGCGCGGGCGATGCTCGCGGTGTTCGCCGCGGGCCTGGGCCACGCACTGGCGGGCGCGAGCCTGCTCGACGGCGTGACCGCGCTGCGCAGCGGATTTGATCGACTGACCGGCTCCGCGACCACCGTCGCCTGCCACCCAGAGGGCCCCGCGCTCTCGGCGCGGGAACTCGATGTCGTCGAATTGCTGGCGGCGGGCCGAGCGAATCGCCAGATAGCCCGCGACTTGGCGATCTCCGAGGCGACGGTAAAGACCCACATCACCCATATCCTGCGCAAACTCGGCGCGGCGAACCGCGCGGAAGCTGTCGCGTACTGGCTGCGCGGCAGCGCCGCACGCTGA
- a CDS encoding sigma-54-dependent Fis family transcriptional regulator, whose translation MTVMQAYRDSTRPDIESAWARSRLNGIREDAMPPFDLATRSADSFLARAASPVLRRVASELEGTPVALVLADQAGRVVDIHGAARSIRRAVSDIGIVPGVELGEDRIGTNALGTPLETRRSLLVRADEHYMALFRGFTCYGHPIFHPVTRRLEGVLGIGAKTSADHRLSALLARRMVRDIQERLQRDSPRAQSRLMSAFQAAAGRRGRAVVVIGDGLVLATPAAVDLLEPADHAALRACAEAVPVGGEESQELVLTSGRAVRLVCQSIDGADGVLVDIAQESGVRRARVASDRMPLWPLLVVGEAGTGRTTEALGLVGPAARTLDATDIVLIGDSAWAAQLGETLAGDGPPVIIENIQLLSEQLTALLAQRLRETTREVVLTSTPGEHLDTVHAPLPALCNDRRELVPLRRRRHEVPGLAQQMLTEVTGHTGTRFTAETMRVLASQPWRGNLAELRRVVEVVASVRSAGDIIPTDLPASHRGGLLPGSPIREAEREVIMAALEAAGGNKLQAARALGVSRSTLYNRIRALRIA comes from the coding sequence ATGACTGTGATGCAGGCTTACCGGGATTCGACTCGACCGGACATCGAGTCGGCGTGGGCCCGATCGCGGCTGAACGGCATTCGTGAAGACGCGATGCCGCCGTTCGACCTCGCGACCAGAAGCGCCGATAGTTTCCTCGCGCGAGCGGCGAGCCCAGTCCTGCGCCGGGTCGCGAGCGAGCTCGAAGGTACCCCGGTGGCGCTGGTGCTCGCCGACCAGGCGGGTCGGGTGGTCGACATCCACGGCGCCGCCCGATCGATCCGCCGAGCGGTCTCCGATATCGGCATCGTGCCGGGCGTCGAACTCGGTGAAGACCGCATCGGCACCAATGCGCTCGGCACCCCGCTGGAGACCCGGCGCAGCCTGCTCGTGCGCGCCGACGAGCACTACATGGCACTGTTTCGCGGATTCACCTGCTACGGGCATCCGATCTTCCATCCGGTGACCCGCCGCCTCGAAGGTGTGCTGGGGATCGGCGCCAAAACCAGCGCGGACCACCGATTGTCTGCGCTGCTGGCCCGCCGCATGGTCCGCGATATCCAAGAACGGCTCCAGCGTGATTCCCCCCGTGCGCAAAGCAGGTTGATGAGCGCGTTCCAGGCGGCGGCGGGTCGTCGGGGCCGGGCCGTCGTCGTTATCGGTGACGGATTGGTCTTGGCCACCCCCGCCGCGGTCGACCTGCTCGAACCCGCCGATCACGCCGCGTTGCGCGCCTGCGCCGAAGCCGTGCCCGTCGGCGGAGAGGAGAGCCAGGAACTCGTCCTGACCTCCGGCCGTGCGGTGCGATTGGTCTGCCAGTCGATAGACGGAGCCGACGGGGTGCTCGTCGACATCGCCCAGGAGTCCGGTGTTCGGCGTGCCAGGGTGGCGTCGGATCGGATGCCACTCTGGCCGCTGCTGGTGGTCGGTGAGGCGGGGACCGGCCGAACCACCGAGGCGCTCGGCTTGGTCGGCCCCGCGGCCCGCACGCTCGACGCGACCGACATCGTGCTCATTGGTGACAGCGCGTGGGCCGCCCAGCTAGGCGAGACGCTTGCGGGCGACGGGCCCCCCGTGATCATCGAGAACATTCAGCTGCTTTCCGAGCAGCTCACCGCGCTGCTCGCGCAGCGATTGCGGGAAACTACCCGCGAAGTGGTGCTCACGTCGACGCCAGGCGAACACCTCGACACCGTGCACGCCCCGCTACCGGCGCTGTGCAACGACCGCAGGGAGCTGGTCCCCTTGCGCAGGCGCAGGCACGAGGTCCCGGGGCTGGCCCAGCAGATGCTGACCGAGGTCACTGGCCACACCGGGACCCGGTTCACCGCCGAGACGATGCGGGTGCTTGCCTCGCAACCGTGGCGTGGCAATCTCGCCGAACTGCGCCGCGTCGTGGAGGTGGTGGCGAGCGTCCGGTCGGCCGGCGACATCATCCCCACCGACCTGCCCGCCTCGCACCGCGGTGGTCTACTGCCCGGCTCGCCGATCCGCGAGGCCGAGCGGGAGGTCATCATGGCGGCCCTGGAAGCCGCGGGTGGCAACAAGCTGCAGGCCGCGCGTGCGCTCGGCGTGAGCCGATCGACGCTCTACAACCGGATCAGGGCTTTGCGTATCGCGTGA
- a CDS encoding CoA transferase — protein MSGQPLAGLRVVEFASFVAGPSAGMTLAQLGAQVIRVDPLGGGPDYHRWPVAKRNGESLYWNSLNRGKQSIAVDVRSEQGRELVLALATAPGKDAGIVIDNAVGRPWFSYEALAGRRADVIKVHIGGQAGGGPAVDYTVNTEVGVTDLTGPADSRTPVNHVLPAWDLIAGMTATTALLAALHRRERSGEGAHLQIALADVALAGVANLGWLSEVRERGDRPRHGNYMYGSFGADFVTADDGRVMVVALTPRQWQALCTATGAAKVIASLEQTLGVDFADEAHRYIHRETIAAVMRPWFAGLSLDAVGAALTEAGVLWSRYRQMSDVVADFEAGAGSRVLTEIDQPGIGPVISAHSPIREDSQYGPVRPAAALGADTDQVFAEVLGLSDSELGKLRSAGVLGTAE, from the coding sequence TTGAGCGGGCAGCCGCTGGCGGGCCTCCGCGTCGTCGAGTTCGCCAGTTTCGTGGCAGGGCCCTCCGCGGGCATGACCCTCGCCCAGCTCGGCGCGCAGGTCATTCGCGTCGACCCGCTCGGCGGCGGACCCGACTACCACCGCTGGCCGGTGGCCAAGCGCAACGGCGAGAGCCTGTACTGGAATTCGCTCAACCGCGGCAAGCAGTCGATCGCGGTGGACGTGCGCAGCGAGCAGGGCCGGGAACTGGTGCTCGCCTTGGCGACCGCGCCCGGCAAGGACGCGGGGATCGTCATCGACAACGCGGTCGGGCGGCCGTGGTTCTCCTACGAGGCGCTCGCGGGCCGGCGCGCCGATGTGATCAAGGTGCACATCGGTGGCCAGGCCGGTGGCGGCCCCGCGGTGGACTACACAGTCAACACCGAGGTCGGCGTCACCGATCTCACCGGGCCCGCCGATTCGCGTACCCCGGTGAATCATGTGCTGCCCGCGTGGGATCTGATCGCGGGCATGACCGCGACCACCGCGCTGCTCGCCGCCCTGCACCGTCGTGAACGGTCCGGTGAAGGCGCGCATCTGCAGATCGCGCTGGCCGACGTCGCCCTAGCCGGTGTCGCGAATCTTGGGTGGCTCAGCGAGGTTCGGGAACGCGGTGACCGTCCGCGCCACGGCAACTACATGTACGGCTCGTTCGGCGCCGACTTCGTCACCGCCGACGATGGACGCGTCATGGTGGTCGCGCTCACCCCGCGTCAGTGGCAGGCGTTGTGCACGGCGACCGGCGCGGCGAAGGTGATCGCCTCGCTCGAACAGACCCTCGGTGTGGACTTCGCCGACGAAGCGCACCGGTACATCCACCGCGAGACCATCGCCGCAGTGATGCGTCCCTGGTTTGCCGGCCTGTCCCTCGACGCTGTGGGAGCGGCGCTCACCGAGGCGGGCGTGCTGTGGAGCCGCTACCGCCAGATGAGTGATGTGGTAGCCGATTTCGAGGCGGGCGCGGGCAGCCGGGTGCTGACCGAAATCGATCAGCCCGGTATCGGACCAGTCATCTCGGCGCACAGCCCAATCCGTGAGGACAGCCAGTACGGACCGGTGCGCCCGGCCGCCGCCCTCGGTGCCGATACCGATCAGGTCTTCGCCGAAGTCCTCGGTCTCAGCGACAGCGAACTCGGGAAGTTGCGTTCCGCGGGAGTCCTCGGGACTGCTGAATAG
- a CDS encoding helix-turn-helix domain-containing protein produces MTERAPHLRELGGFLKARRAELSPQDIGLTVHSAAARRVAGLRREEVADLAAISHDYYTRIEQGRLAPSEPVLDALVRVLRLDDAQRDYAENLVRRSDRRPAKRGQKSVRPQLQRLLDQLTETPALVFGRYLDILAWNRLAAALITDFGQMTPRQRNYVRMVFTDPAMRTLYDDWESVARTCVAILRMDAAANPTDPQLTALVGELSIADERFRQWWAARNVARQEFGSKTLHHPDVGEMTLNWDTFSSSGDSEQQLVLWSADPGTTSHEKLRILTSWSAPVPDRDTAERPN; encoded by the coding sequence ATGACCGAGAGAGCGCCCCACCTTCGCGAACTGGGCGGATTCCTGAAAGCGCGCCGCGCCGAGCTGAGTCCGCAGGACATCGGCCTGACGGTGCACAGCGCCGCGGCGCGCCGGGTCGCTGGTCTGCGTCGTGAGGAGGTCGCGGACCTGGCCGCGATCAGCCACGACTACTACACCAGGATCGAGCAGGGCAGACTCGCACCGTCGGAGCCGGTTCTGGACGCCCTGGTGCGGGTCCTGCGCCTGGACGACGCCCAACGTGACTACGCCGAGAACCTGGTCCGCCGCTCCGATCGCCGCCCGGCCAAACGAGGCCAGAAATCCGTGCGCCCCCAGCTGCAGCGTCTGCTCGACCAGCTCACCGAGACACCGGCCCTGGTGTTCGGACGCTATCTCGACATCCTCGCCTGGAACCGCCTCGCAGCGGCCTTGATCACCGACTTCGGCCAGATGACACCCCGGCAGCGCAACTACGTGCGGATGGTCTTCACCGATCCGGCGATGCGCACACTGTACGACGACTGGGAAAGCGTCGCGCGCACGTGCGTCGCCATCCTCCGTATGGACGCCGCGGCAAATCCGACCGACCCCCAGCTCACCGCGCTGGTCGGCGAACTGTCCATCGCCGACGAACGGTTCCGGCAGTGGTGGGCGGCACGGAATGTGGCCCGGCAGGAGTTCGGCTCGAAAACCCTCCATCATCCGGATGTCGGTGAGATGACCTTGAACTGGGACACTTTCAGTTCGTCCGGCGATTCGGAGCAGCAGCTGGTCCTCTGGTCGGCCGATCCGGGGACGACCTCCCACGAGAAGCTGCGCATTCTCACATCCTGGTCGGCGCCGGTCCCCGATCGGGACACGGCGGAACGCCCGAACTGA
- a CDS encoding ABC transporter permease codes for MKLQSRSRGIDAFPLTGGKWRDRLAPARTLSDLFEKRWMEGAVPLALALLLSLLFVFFTPVGPADTPIIMDEVSEKGLLAIGLTVVLVCGGIDLSIGSMVGLTAIGAMVASRAWDWPMAIVAPGAVVFGGLLGSVNGYFIAYRKMRPFITTLVTLVAFGGAAAALQSAFSFELSMPKPEIVWDFLGEGSIALIPTGWFFFACVLIAVHVALTRSRWGWWVAAVGSDRRSARRNGIPVDRVTFFVYVLSGALAGLAALLTSARVGRTDPDVGQGWEIIALTAVVLGGVSLEGGRGSVLRATVGIIVVQVIQQATVALRLEGSYYTVILATALLVFAVLDLQWGKYRQRTADKLKIDPGRITLGPLIDVTEPGTVWTINNRTTDAPPIGLGKIEGAEDCAVDPEGDVYCGDRRGWVWRFRADSPDEGEIFARTGGFPLGHGWDRDGQLLVAVGGMGIYRISPDGEPEPIATKVRRSRFSLLDDSGLRAVDDLDVAPDGSIYVSDFSTRTNAAEYLVELVESRANGRVVRIDPDGGTEVVVSNSVFPNGICTSHDGQSILIASTGLCRVDRLWIAGPKQGQLEPVLENLPGNPDNLNRSSDGNYWLPFVSMRTPMSDLLNRYPAVRRRMTKEVPLDSWVVPQLNVSCVMKFNDRGEVLQVLWDSSLANYPMVTAVKERAGQLYLCGVSNNRIGRLTLDPSEVGTIDPAAVPGLIVPDRSMVGVQR; via the coding sequence ATGAAACTGCAGTCACGCTCGCGGGGAATCGACGCCTTCCCCCTGACCGGCGGAAAGTGGCGTGATCGGCTCGCGCCTGCCAGAACCCTGTCGGACCTGTTCGAGAAACGCTGGATGGAGGGCGCGGTCCCGCTCGCCCTCGCCCTGCTGCTCAGCCTGCTGTTCGTCTTCTTCACCCCGGTCGGACCGGCCGACACCCCGATCATCATGGACGAGGTGTCGGAGAAGGGACTGCTCGCCATCGGGCTCACTGTGGTGCTGGTCTGCGGTGGCATCGACCTGTCGATCGGTTCGATGGTCGGCCTGACCGCGATCGGCGCGATGGTCGCGTCCCGCGCCTGGGACTGGCCGATGGCGATCGTCGCGCCGGGCGCCGTGGTGTTCGGTGGACTGCTCGGCAGTGTGAACGGCTACTTCATCGCCTACCGCAAGATGCGGCCGTTCATCACGACACTGGTCACCCTGGTCGCTTTCGGTGGTGCGGCCGCCGCGTTGCAGTCGGCGTTCAGTTTCGAGCTGAGCATGCCCAAGCCCGAAATCGTCTGGGACTTCCTCGGCGAGGGCAGCATCGCGCTGATCCCGACCGGCTGGTTCTTCTTCGCGTGTGTGCTCATCGCCGTGCATGTCGCCCTGACCCGCTCACGGTGGGGCTGGTGGGTAGCGGCGGTCGGCAGCGATCGGCGTTCGGCGCGGCGCAACGGCATCCCGGTCGACCGGGTCACCTTCTTCGTCTACGTCCTGTCGGGTGCGCTGGCCGGGTTGGCCGCTCTGCTCACCTCGGCCAGGGTCGGGCGCACCGACCCGGATGTGGGCCAGGGCTGGGAGATCATCGCCCTTACCGCGGTGGTGCTCGGTGGTGTCAGCCTCGAGGGTGGTCGCGGATCGGTGCTGCGGGCCACCGTCGGCATCATCGTCGTGCAGGTGATCCAGCAGGCTACCGTGGCGCTGCGACTCGAAGGTTCCTACTACACGGTCATTCTCGCCACCGCACTGCTCGTATTCGCGGTGCTCGACCTGCAATGGGGCAAGTACCGGCAGCGCACCGCCGACAAGCTCAAGATCGATCCGGGCCGGATCACGCTGGGCCCGCTCATCGATGTCACCGAGCCGGGCACGGTGTGGACGATCAACAACAGAACGACCGACGCGCCCCCGATCGGCCTCGGCAAGATCGAAGGCGCCGAGGACTGTGCGGTCGATCCCGAGGGCGATGTGTACTGCGGCGACCGCCGTGGATGGGTGTGGCGTTTCCGTGCCGACAGCCCGGACGAAGGTGAGATCTTCGCTCGCACCGGTGGTTTCCCGCTCGGCCACGGATGGGATCGAGACGGACAGCTGCTCGTTGCCGTCGGCGGCATGGGCATCTACCGGATCTCCCCGGACGGCGAACCCGAGCCGATCGCGACGAAGGTCAGGCGCAGTCGCTTCTCGCTGCTCGACGATTCCGGTCTGCGTGCCGTCGACGACCTCGACGTGGCCCCGGACGGCTCGATCTACGTGTCGGACTTCTCGACGCGAACCAACGCCGCCGAATACCTGGTGGAGCTGGTGGAATCGCGGGCCAACGGCCGCGTGGTCCGGATCGACCCCGACGGCGGCACCGAGGTGGTCGTCTCGAACAGCGTGTTCCCCAACGGCATCTGCACCTCGCACGACGGCCAGTCGATCCTCATCGCCAGCACCGGCCTGTGCCGGGTGGACCGCCTCTGGATTGCCGGACCCAAGCAGGGACAGCTGGAACCGGTGCTGGAGAACCTGCCTGGCAACCCCGACAACCTCAACCGCTCCTCCGACGGCAACTACTGGCTGCCGTTCGTGTCGATGCGCACGCCGATGTCGGACCTGCTCAACCGCTACCCGGCGGTGCGCAGGCGGATGACCAAGGAGGTCCCGCTGGACAGCTGGGTGGTGCCGCAGCTCAACGTCTCGTGCGTGATGAAGTTCAACGATCGCGGCGAAGTCCTTCAGGTGCTGTGGGATTCATCGCTGGCGAACTACCCGATGGTGACCGCGGTGAAGGAACGGGCCGGTCAGCTATATCTGTGCGGCGTCAGCAACAACCGCATCGGTCGACTCACGCTCGACCCGAGCGAGGTCGGAACGATCGATCCGGCCGCGGTTCCCGGGCTGATCGTGCCCGATCGATCGATGGTGGGGGTGCAGCGATGA
- a CDS encoding ABC transporter permease: MTTSTAAATTPRPSLRDQMGRSEQAYFVLGITVVLCVVGAATTPGFLTTGNFASLLRLSAAFGILAVGVAIVILGRGIDLSIAGVALGCAQATLALMSSGMPEWQAIAIAAAVALIVGLVNGVLVAYVEVPSLFVTLATGLLVIGGVDMVLLDSNYYGLPGGSWIAELSNGSVLGVPRPIIVAAAVFVLAWLFVTYTSAGRLVRAMGDNFATARATGAPVRPLQALTYVISALLALLAGCLTVSIQGSVQTTVTSFDPLLFTALTATVIGGISLAGGRGSILGVLAGSLFIGVLNNLLVLHGLTSAVQDLIRGGVLIAAIALDSWLHPRDEETAKSGEL, encoded by the coding sequence ATGACGACGTCCACCGCGGCGGCCACCACGCCCCGCCCCAGCCTGCGCGACCAGATGGGTCGTTCGGAGCAGGCGTATTTCGTTCTCGGCATCACCGTCGTGCTGTGCGTCGTCGGTGCCGCCACGACACCGGGATTCCTGACCACCGGGAACTTTGCCAGCCTGTTGCGGCTGTCGGCGGCCTTCGGGATTCTCGCTGTCGGCGTCGCCATCGTCATTCTCGGCAGAGGCATCGATCTGTCGATCGCCGGTGTCGCGCTCGGCTGCGCGCAGGCCACGCTCGCCCTGATGTCGAGTGGCATGCCCGAGTGGCAGGCGATCGCGATCGCCGCCGCGGTGGCGCTGATCGTCGGGCTGGTCAACGGCGTGCTCGTGGCCTATGTCGAAGTGCCGTCGCTGTTCGTCACCCTGGCCACCGGTCTGCTCGTCATCGGTGGGGTGGACATGGTGCTGCTCGACAGTAACTACTACGGCCTGCCCGGCGGCTCGTGGATCGCGGAGTTGAGCAACGGTTCGGTCCTTGGTGTGCCACGGCCGATCATCGTCGCGGCGGCCGTCTTCGTGCTGGCCTGGCTCTTCGTCACTTACACCTCGGCGGGCCGGTTGGTGCGGGCGATGGGCGACAACTTCGCCACCGCCCGCGCCACCGGCGCCCCTGTTCGGCCGTTGCAGGCCCTCACCTACGTGATCTCCGCGCTGCTCGCCCTACTCGCGGGGTGCCTGACGGTGTCGATCCAGGGCAGCGTGCAGACCACCGTCACCTCCTTCGATCCGCTGCTGTTCACCGCGCTCACCGCGACCGTCATCGGTGGCATCTCGCTGGCCGGTGGCCGCGGCTCGATCCTCGGGGTGCTCGCCGGTTCGCTGTTCATCGGCGTGCTCAACAACCTGCTCGTGCTGCACGGCCTCACGTCCGCGGTGCAGGACCTGATCCGCGGCGGCGTGCTCATCGCGGCCATCGCGCTGGACTCATGGCTGCATCCGCGCGACGAGGAGACCGCCAAAAGCGGCGAACTGTAA
- a CDS encoding sugar ABC transporter substrate-binding protein, whose product MKKKLIALALASVSAVVLAGCSTGGRTSATGPAGGEGQTFGENVQLFDATQKVHESMQGKKVAFVPILYKGYNLTMNWGASMERAFGNLGADFQVYDPNFDTDKMTRIISDLIARKAADVLILHNPDVGVLSKQIEDAQRAGIYTVVVNMISSRLGDAYIGVDNLAAAEDIAQRAVQDCEKRGAPKRLAIIDGPGNDAASLLWSKGVRNVLDPAGFEVVTTAHTQWQNSLAQQAAESIIQQQKNNFCGFLVTYDLNSVAVGDAVQSAVARGVIPADSLGTYTMAADTVWCDALRAGKVTASASYDVQGVGTAAVVTTQQLIQTGAPAGSSHTVAFVPHTIVDRANVDNTTIACYKGQ is encoded by the coding sequence ATGAAGAAGAAGTTGATCGCCCTCGCTCTCGCCTCGGTCTCGGCGGTCGTGCTCGCAGGCTGTTCCACCGGTGGTCGCACGTCCGCCACCGGACCCGCGGGAGGTGAGGGCCAGACGTTCGGCGAGAACGTGCAGCTGTTCGACGCGACGCAGAAGGTGCACGAATCGATGCAGGGCAAGAAGGTCGCCTTCGTGCCGATCCTCTACAAGGGCTACAACCTGACGATGAACTGGGGCGCGTCGATGGAGCGAGCCTTCGGCAACCTCGGCGCCGACTTCCAGGTCTACGACCCCAATTTCGACACCGACAAAATGACCAGGATCATCAGCGACCTGATCGCCCGCAAGGCCGCCGACGTGCTGATCCTGCACAACCCCGACGTCGGTGTGCTGTCCAAGCAGATCGAGGACGCTCAGCGCGCGGGGATCTACACGGTGGTGGTCAATATGATCTCGAGCCGCCTCGGCGACGCATACATCGGTGTCGACAACCTCGCCGCCGCCGAGGACATCGCCCAGCGAGCCGTGCAGGACTGCGAAAAGCGCGGCGCCCCCAAACGATTGGCGATCATCGACGGACCGGGCAACGACGCGGCCTCGCTGCTGTGGTCCAAAGGGGTGCGCAATGTGCTCGACCCAGCCGGATTCGAGGTGGTCACCACAGCGCACACCCAGTGGCAGAACTCGCTCGCGCAACAGGCCGCCGAGTCGATCATCCAGCAGCAGAAGAACAACTTCTGCGGGTTCCTGGTCACCTACGACCTCAACTCCGTCGCCGTCGGTGACGCCGTGCAGAGCGCGGTCGCGCGCGGGGTGATACCCGCCGATTCCCTCGGCACCTACACGATGGCCGCCGATACGGTGTGGTGCGATGCGCTGCGCGCGGGCAAGGTGACGGCCTCGGCCTCCTACGACGTCCAGGGTGTTGGCACCGCCGCGGTGGTCACCACTCAGCAGTTGATCCAGACCGGCGCACCGGCGGGCAGCAGTCACACCGTCGCGTTCGTGCCGCACACCATCGTGGACCGCGCGAACGTCGACAACACCACCATCGCCTGCTACAAGGGGCAGTGA